One stretch of Thermanaerosceptrum fracticalcis DNA includes these proteins:
- the era gene encoding GTPase Era codes for MTDKEYRSGFVALIGRPNAGKSTLLNTLIGQKIAIMSDKPQTTRNKIMGVLTKSEGQIIFLDTPGIHKPKDKLGEYMVSTALDTLHEVDVIYYLVDVTVPFGGGEAYVIDALSKVNTPVFLLLNKIDRIPKPEILPLIEFYQGKHKWTEVVPISALKGENTDSLIRATLQYLPPGPQYYPEDAITDQPERLIVAELIREKVIQATREEVPHSVAVEVELMERRSPELVYVGATIYTERDSQKGILIGKKGEMLKNIGSQARQDIERLLGNKVFLELWVKVKADWRNRERLLREFGYSEQY; via the coding sequence ATGACTGATAAGGAATACCGTTCCGGCTTTGTGGCTCTCATCGGGCGGCCCAATGCCGGTAAATCAACCTTACTGAATACGCTCATCGGGCAAAAGATTGCCATTATGTCAGACAAGCCCCAGACTACCCGCAATAAAATCATGGGAGTCCTGACAAAAAGCGAGGGGCAGATCATTTTCCTGGATACTCCCGGCATTCACAAACCCAAGGATAAACTGGGAGAATATATGGTGAGCACTGCCCTGGATACTTTACATGAAGTGGATGTTATTTATTATCTGGTGGATGTGACCGTTCCTTTCGGAGGTGGGGAAGCCTATGTGATAGATGCCTTGTCCAAGGTTAACACGCCTGTTTTCCTTCTCCTGAATAAAATTGACCGGATTCCTAAACCAGAGATCCTACCCTTGATTGAGTTTTATCAGGGCAAGCATAAATGGACGGAGGTAGTACCTATCTCCGCGCTCAAGGGTGAGAATACAGACTCCCTCATCCGGGCCACCCTGCAGTATTTACCGCCCGGGCCCCAGTATTACCCGGAGGATGCCATTACCGACCAGCCGGAAAGACTCATTGTGGCCGAACTCATCAGGGAAAAAGTAATCCAGGCCACCCGGGAGGAAGTACCCCATTCCGTGGCAGTGGAAGTAGAACTGATGGAAAGGCGCTCCCCGGAACTGGTCTATGTGGGGGCCACAATCTATACGGAGCGTGACTCCCAGAAGGGAATATTAATCGGTAAAAAAGGTGAGATGTTGAAAAACATCGGCAGCCAGGCTCGCCAGGATATCGAAAGATTGCTAGGCAACAAAGTATTTTTGGAACTCTGGGTGAAGGTAAAGGCCGACTGGCGCAACCGGGAGAGGCTTTTACGTGAGTTTGGCTATTCTGAGCAGTACTAA
- a CDS encoding YibE/F family protein, whose protein sequence is MQRFWAFLISLVIICAGYFYSSTLQYEKQDNPEVLTKGVVLDVKEMAPAGGEKNNPALLEKQWAVRLKITEGFYKGRLIDTVHYQDSNPAYDFMVKPGDKVVVSLDVEDFVLKEAYISSLARDHYLGLLALIFSGSILAIGLRQGFKTLLSLIITCLAVFKILLPAILAGKNPITVSILICTGVTIITHMLITGFSKKSLAAITGTVIGLVLGGGLAKYVIVLTRVNGLNSEESQMLYYSFTRGTLDVTGLLFAGIIIGALGAVMDVAMSIASSISEMNELNPELTFRHLFQSGLNVGKDIIGTMANTLILAYTGSSLPLMLLLMANNVPYLKFINLDMIAVEIIRALAGSIGLFLAVPFTALTSAFLYKKKMGKMERTFLDT, encoded by the coding sequence ATGCAGCGTTTTTGGGCTTTCCTCATCTCTCTTGTCATCATTTGTGCAGGTTATTTTTACAGTAGTACCCTGCAATATGAAAAGCAGGATAACCCTGAAGTCCTGACCAAAGGGGTTGTCCTGGACGTTAAAGAAATGGCTCCCGCCGGGGGAGAAAAGAACAATCCGGCCTTACTTGAGAAACAGTGGGCTGTGCGCCTCAAAATCACGGAAGGTTTTTATAAAGGCAGGCTTATTGACACCGTTCATTATCAGGATAGTAATCCTGCCTATGACTTTATGGTTAAACCCGGGGATAAGGTTGTGGTAAGCCTGGATGTAGAGGATTTTGTCCTTAAAGAAGCCTATATCTCCAGCCTGGCCCGCGATCATTATCTGGGGTTACTGGCACTCATCTTTTCCGGTTCCATTCTGGCTATTGGGCTCAGGCAAGGATTTAAGACCCTTCTCTCTTTAATCATTACGTGTCTGGCCGTTTTTAAGATTTTACTCCCAGCCATTCTGGCGGGGAAAAACCCTATTACGGTTAGCATCTTGATCTGTACCGGAGTCACCATTATTACCCACATGTTGATTACCGGTTTCAGCAAAAAGTCCCTGGCCGCCATCACCGGGACGGTGATAGGACTGGTCCTGGGAGGGGGCCTGGCCAAATACGTTATCGTTCTCACCAGGGTCAACGGCCTTAATTCCGAAGAGAGTCAAATGCTTTACTATAGTTTTACCCGGGGGACCCTGGATGTGACCGGTTTATTGTTTGCGGGTATTATTATCGGTGCCCTGGGAGCAGTCATGGACGTGGCCATGTCTATTGCTTCCAGCATCAGCGAAATGAATGAGCTTAACCCGGAACTCACCTTCCGTCACCTCTTCCAAAGCGGTCTGAACGTGGGTAAGGATATTATCGGGACCATGGCCAACACCCTTATCCTGGCCTATACAGGAAGTTCCCTGCCCCTGATGCTTTTATTAATGGCCAACAACGTGCCGTATTTAAAATTTATCAACCTGGACATGATCGCCGTGGAAATCATCCGGGCTTTAGCGGGGAGTATCGGTTTGTTTCTGGCCGTTCCCTTTACGGCCTTAACCAGTGCGTTTCTGTACAAAAAAAAGATGGGCAAGATGGAGCGTACCTTTCTTGACACGTAG